A genomic region of Pongo pygmaeus isolate AG05252 chromosome 7, NHGRI_mPonPyg2-v2.0_pri, whole genome shotgun sequence contains the following coding sequences:
- the ZHX1 gene encoding zinc fingers and homeoboxes protein 1, translating to MASRRKSTTPCMVLASEQDPDLELISDLDEGPPVLTPVENTRAESISSDEEVHESVDSDNQQNKKVEGGYECKYCTFQTPDLNMFTFHVDSEHPNVVLNSSYVCVECNFLTKRYDALSEHNLKYHPGEENFKLTMVKRNNQTIFEQTINDLTFDGSFVKEENAEQAESTEVSSSGISISKTPIMKMMKNKVENKRIAVHHNSVEDVPEEKENEIKPDREETVENPSSSASESNTSTSIVNRIHPSTASTVVTPAAVLPGLAQVITAVSAQQNSNLIPKVLIPVNSIPTYNAALDNNPLLLNTYNKFPYPTMSEITVLSAQAKYTEEQIKIWFSAQRLKHGVSWTPEEVEEARRKQFNGTVHTVPQTITVIPTHISTGSNGLPSILQTCQIVGQPGLVLTQVAGTNTLPVTAPIALTVAGVPSQNNVQKSQVPAAQPTAETKPATAAVPTSQSVKHETALVNPDSFGIRAKKTKEQLAELKVSYLKNQFPHDSEIIRLMKITGLTKGEIKKWFSDTRYNQRNSKSNQCLHLNNDSSTTIIIDSSDETTESPTVGTVQPKQSWNPFPDFTPQKFKEKTAEQLRVLQASFLNNSVLTDEELNRLRAQTKLTRREIDAWFTEKKKSKALKEEKMEIDESNAGSSKEEAGETSPGDESGAPKSGSTGKICKKTPEQLHMLKSAFVRTQWPSPEEYDKLAKESGLARTDIVSWFGDTRYAWKNGNLKWYYYYQSANSSSMNGLSSLRKRGRGRPKGRGRGRPRGRPRGSKRINNWDRGPSLIKFKTGTAILKDYYLKHKFLNEQDLDELVNKSHMGYEQVREWFAERQRRSELGVELFEENEEEDEVIDDQEEDEEETDDSDTWEPPRHVKRKLSKSDD from the coding sequence ATGGCAAGCAGGCGAAAATCAACAACACCTTGCATGGTCCTTGCCAGTGAACAAGATCCAGACCTTGAGTTGATATCAGATTTGGATGAAGGTCCTCCTGTGCTTACACCTGTAGAAAACACCAGAGCAGAGAGTATCTCAAGTGATGAAGAGGTTCATGAATCTGTGGACTCAGAcaatcagcaaaataaaaaagttgaagGTGGATATGAATGTAAATATTGTACTTTTCAAACTCCAGATCTAAATATGTTTACTTTTCATGTGGATTCGGAACATCCCAATGTAGTGCTAAATTCATCCTATGTTTGTGTCGAATGCAATTTTCTTACCAAAAGGTATGATGCACTTTCTGAGCATAATCTGAAATATCACCCAGGAGAAGAGAATTTTAAGTTGACTATGGTGAAACGTAATAACCAGACAATCTTTGAACAAACAATAAATGATCTGACTTTTGATGGTAGTTTTGTTAAAGAGGAGAATGCAGAGCAAGCAGAATCTACAGAAGTTTCTTCTTCGGGAATATCTATCAGTAAAACTCCTATcatgaaaatgatgaaaaataaagtggaaaataaaCGGATTGCAGTTCATCATAACTCAGTTGAGGACGTTcctgaagagaaagagaatgaaatcaaACCAGACCGTGAAGAAACTGTAGAaaatccaagttcttcagcttctgAATCTAATACAAGTACTTCCATTGTAAACAGAATACATCCAAGTACTGCCAGCACGGTAGTGACACCAGCAGCAGTTCTTCCTGGATTGGCACAGGTGATAACTGCTGTGTCTGCTCAGCagaattctaatttgattcccAAAGTCTTAATCCCTGTTAATAGCATTCCCACCTACAATGCTGCATTGGATAACAATCCCCTTTTACTTAACACCTACAACAAATTCCCTTACCCAACAATGTCAGAAATTACAGTTCTTTCTGCTCAAGCAAAATATACAGAGGAACAGATCAAGATATGGTTTTCAGCCCAACGTTTAAAACATGGTGTTAGTTGGACTCCCGAGGAGGTAGAGGAGGCAAGAAGGAAACAATTCAATGGAACAGTGCATACTGTACCTCAGACCATAACTGTTATTCCTACACACATTTCCACAGGAAGTAATGGTTTACCATCTATTTTACAGACATGCCAAAtagttggtcagcctggtctggTCCTTACTCAAGTGGCTGGAACAAACACCTTGCCAGTTACAGCACCTATAGCCTTGACAGTGGCAGGCGTTCCAAGTCAGAATAATGTACAGAAAAGTCAGGTACCTGCTGCTCAGCCTACTGCAGAAACAAAGCCAGCAACAGCAGCAGTTCCAACTTCTCAAAGTGTCAAACATGAAACTGCATTGGTAAACCCTGATTCATTTGGCATTCGggcaaaaaagacaaaagagcaACTGGCAGAATTAAAAGTTAGCTACCTTAAAAATCAGTTTCCCCATGATTCAGAAATTATCAGACTTATGAAAATAACAGGCCTGACAAAAGGAGAGATTAAAAAATGGTTTAGTGACACAAGGTACAACCAGAGAAATTCAAAGAGTAATCAGTGCTTACATCTCAACAATGATTCCTCTACCACCATTATTATAGACTCCAGTGATGAAACCACGGAATCCCCAACTGTTGGTACTGTACAGCCTAAGCAATCCTGGAATCCTTTTCCTGACTTTACTCCCCAAAAGTTTAAAGAGAAAACTGCAGAGCAGCTTCGTGTCCTTCAGGCAAGTTTTCTCAACAACTCTGTACTTACAGATGAAGAATTAAATAGGTTAAGGGCACAAACCAAACTTACCAGAAGAGAAATCGATGCTTGGTTTACAgagaagaagaaatcaaaagctttaaaggaagagaaaatggaaatagaTGAAAGTAATGCAGGTAGTTCCAAAGAAGAAGCTGGAGAAACTTCTCCTGGAGATGAATCTGGTGCACCTAAGTCAGGGAGTACAGGCAAGATATGTAAAAAAACACCTGAGCAGCTGCACATGCTTAAGAGTGCGTTTGTCCGGACACAGTGGCCATCACCAGAAGAATATGACAAGTTGGCCAAAGAAAGCGGGCTTGCTAGAACAGACATAGTTAGTTGGTTTGGGGACACCCGTTATGCTTGGAAGAATGGAAACTTGAAATGGTACTACTACTATCAGAGCGCCAATTCAAGTAGTATGAATGGTCTGTCTTCCcttaggaaaagagggagagggagacccaAAGGACGGGGAAGAGGAAGACCGCGTGGGCGGCCTAGAGGAAGCAAAAGAATTAACAACTGGGACAGGGGACCATCactcataaaatttaaaactggaaCTGCAATACTTAAGGATTATTACCTGAAGCACAAGTTTCTCAATGAGCAAGACCTTGATGAACTTGTTAACAAATCACATATGGGCTATGAGCAGGTCAGAGAGTGGTTTGCAGAAAGACAGAGAAGATCAGAATTAGGTGTAGAATTGTTTgaggaaaatgaggaggaagatgAAGTTATTGATGACCAGGAAGAGGATGAAGAAGAAACAGATGATAGTGACACTTGGGAACCTCCACGACATGTGAAACGGAAGCTTTCTAAATCAGATGACTGA